A genomic region of Rhea pennata isolate bPtePen1 chromosome 14, bPtePen1.pri, whole genome shotgun sequence contains the following coding sequences:
- the LOC134147003 gene encoding E3 ubiquitin/ISG15 ligase TRIM25-like has product MAKAKEEFEEVSSLEDELSCPICLCLYTNPVSLSCGHSFCKQCIQKALSAQQQSKASYSCPMCKIQLGPILELQKNFQLCSIVKAFLATTSKGKQGKSSPEDEERVPCDFCLDQPQPSVKTCLTCDSSLCQAHLNKHNARASQKDHVLLEAAVGCSAEERKCRQHGRLLECCCEDDREYVCVLCCIAGSHKGHSIVTLKEVHDKELGVLSHTVKQMQENESALINALEELQKSENQLKTNTKTVTSQLVKLFEEIRVEVNRKEQQILSDIQSNEKKQLAGITKLKKKMEQKRDEAAQHLQTLQKMREQPDAFLFLKEFKLAQDRIENQNFKADKIKVVVAELDPARMKKYRSLMSDYICQLDLLMQEVHSK; this is encoded by the exons ATGGcgaaagcaaaggaagaatttGAGGAGGTTTCTAGCCTGGAGGATGAACTCAGCTGTCCCATCTGCCTATGCTTGTACACAAACCCAGTGTCACTGAGCTGTGGTCACAGCTTCTGCAAGCAGTGCATCCAAAAGGCTctcagtgcccagcagcaatccaaGGCCTCTTACTCCTGCCCAATGTGTAAGATCCAGCTAGGGCCcatcctggagctgcagaagaatTTCCAGCTGTGCAGCATCGTGAAGGCCTTTCTGGCCACCacttccaaaggaaaacaggGCAAGAGCTCTCCAGAAGACGAGGAGAGGGTTCCCTGTGATTTTTGCCTTGATCAACCCCAGCCATCAGTGAAAACCTGCCTCACCTGTGACTCATCTTTGTGCCAGGCCCACCTGAACAAGCACAACGCCAGGGCTTCACAGAAGGACCATGTCCTGCTGGAGGCTGCTgtgggctgctctgcagaggagaGGAAGTGTCGGCAGCACGGCAGGCTGCTGGAGTGCTGCTGCGAGGATGACAGGGAGTATGTCTGCGTACTGTGCTGCATTGCGGGGTCCCACAAGGGCCACAGCATCGTCACCCTCAAGGAGGTCCACGACAAAGAGCTT GGTGTTCTTTCTCACACTGTGAAACAGatgcaggaaaatgaaagtgCTCTAATTAACGCCTTGGAGGAACTGCAGAAAAGTGAGAATCAGCTCAAG ACTAACACGAAAACAGTGACTTCTCAGCTGGTGAAGCTGTTTGAAGAGATCAGGGTAGAGGTAAATCGAAAAGAGCAGCAGATCCTGAGTGACATCCAATCCaatgagaaaaaacaattgGCAGGCATTAccaaactgaagaagaaaatggaacagaagAGAGATGAGGCTGCACAGCATCTTCAGACTTTACAGAAGATGAGAGAGCAACCAGatgctttcctcttcctcaaa GAATTTAAATTGGCACAGGATAG GATTGAGAATCAGAATTTCAAGGCTGACAAGATAAAAGTAGTAGTAGCGGAACTGGATCCAGCCagaatgaagaaatacagaagccTAATGTCAGACTACATATGTCAGCTGGACTTGCTGATGCAGGAGGTGCACAGTAAGTGA